One stretch of Eupeodes corollae chromosome 2, idEupCoro1.1, whole genome shotgun sequence DNA includes these proteins:
- the LOC129948320 gene encoding gustatory and odorant receptor 63a yields MFNGFNKHTTKPKTVFLDVKPSFISPPVRRFTGLQIRKDSIALYGTDTRPSLASVTSLENFQKDVLFSNIGASYFFMRCLGAMPVTRRSPGNAVFSMASIAFAYSVLFFVILIIYVGYVADNRIKVVSSLKGPFEEAVIAYLFLVNILPILLIPIIWSETRKVAELLNDWNDFEILYFQISGHSVPLRIRKKALGITIALPLLSVLSVVITHVTMADFHILQVIPYCILDNLTAMLGAWWYLSCEALSDTANILAERFQKALRHIGPAAMVADYRSLWLRLSKLTRDTGTATCYTFTFLNLYLFFIITLSIYGLMSQLSEGFGIKDIGLAITAIWSICLLFFICDEAHYASHNVRTNFQKKLLMVELSWMNSDAQTEINMFLRATEMNPSNINCGGFFDVNRNLFKGLLTTMVTYLVVLLQFQISIPDGKPRGNFTFGVGSLLNGTDVVVSLISH; encoded by the exons atgttcaacggTTTTAATAAGCACACAACAAAACCAAAGACGGTCTTTCTAGATGTCAAGCCTTCTTTTATTAGTCCACCTGTTCGGAGATTTACTGGATTACAAATTCGTAAGGATAGCATCGCATTATATGGAACGGATACGCGTCCTTCATTGGCATCAGTAACTTCgttggaaaattttcaaaaa gaTGTTCTCTTCAGTAACATTGGGGCTTCTTACTTTTTCATGCGATGCCTTGGAGCTATGCCAGTTACAAGACGATCACCTGGAAATGCTGTATTTTCAATGGCTTCTATTGCCTTTGCCTATTCGGTTCTATTTTTCGTCATATTAATT ATTTACGTCGGCTATGTTGCTGATAATCGTATTAAAGTTGTTTCATCTTTAAAAGGACCATTCGAAGAAGCTGTTATTGCTTACCTTTTCTTGGTtaatattttaccaattttattaatacCAATCATTTGGTCTGAAACAAGAAAAGTTGCTGAGCTATTAAATGATTGGAATGATTTTGAG attctttattttcaaatatctgGACATAGTGTCCCATTGAGGATAAGAAAGAAAGCGTTAGGTATAACTATTGCGCTGCCATTACTGTCGGTTTTATCGGTGGTCATTACTCACGTAACCATGGCTGACTTTCATATTTTGCAG GTGATCCCTTACTGTATTTTGGATAATCTTACTGCAATGCTTGGAGCTTGGTGGTATCTGTCATGTGAAGCACTAAGTGACACCGCAAATATACTCGCTGAACGTTTTCAAAAA GCTCTTCGTCATATTGGACCGGCAGCTATGGTTGCAGATTACAGATCTCTGTGGCTTCGCTTGAGTAAACTCACACGCGATACCGGAACAGCAACTTGCTACACCTTCACATTCTTGAACCTTTATCTATTTTTCATCATAACTCTATCGATTTATGGACTTATGTCTCAGTTATCTGAAGGTTTTGGCATAAAAGATATTGGTCTGGCCATTACAGCCATTTGGAGCATTTGTTTGCTGTTCTTCATTTGCGATGAGGCACATTATGCATCACATAATGTACGGACAAATTTTCAGAAGAAACTTCTGATGGTCGAATTGAGTTGGATGAATTCTGATGCCCAAACCgaaattaatatgtttttaagGGCAACCGAAATGAATCCATCGAATATTAATTGTGGTGGATTTTTTGATGTGAATAGGAATCTTTTTAAGGGA CTACTTACAACAATGGTAACTTACTTGGTGGTGCTGTTACAGTTTCAGATTAGTATTCCTGATGGCAAGCCAAGGGGTAACTTTACTTTTGGCGTGGGCTCTCTATTGAATGGAACTGATGTTGTTGTAAGCTTAATAAGTCATTAA